GACGGACACCGGTTATATTTGGACCCAGCCGAACTGGGATTGGGGGGCGTAGGATGAAGCCGCTCCGGACTTTGCccccgccacgccccctcacAAACAACACAGCTCGCTGTGACGTCAAACACACTGACTGCCGACCAAACGCCTCCGCAGGCCAAACGAAAATTATTCCAGGAGGATACCCACTCGGAGCCTCCTGCTCAGCCTCCAAAATACTCTAGTGGAGATGAGCTAGTCTCCCCCGTTGTTATCGCACCTCGCGCTGAGTAAAAAGTACCAAGTGTCGCGTTACTTTTCGCATGCACTGTTTCCGCGCTGCTGTTGGAAAATCAATACAGGCTTTCCAATTCACGACGGCTTGTGGCAGGGCCACAGTGAAACCGAAGCGACTAGTTCTGCACGTTTTCAAGTTACATTCAAAGAAACCATAAGATGTTAAAtcgaataatatttatatttatacgttCCTAGcacttttttaataaatttattcgAGACTACATTCGAGTGCAACATTTTGTCTTGTCTTGTAAGGTATAGAAATGGTCTCTCTTTCAGTGCAGTAACCACCAACGAATTTTCCATTGGGTTGAAACTTGTATTCGATGATTTGCCCCACTGTGCAGGACCAAGGCGCAGGCGTCGCAGTGAAAGCGAAAATCGAACAGCGTGGGAGTgcgtgtgcgagtgtgtgtgtgtgtacggAGCAGAGTCAGTTAATCTATTGCCAGCTCGACATATAGACACCGCCAACAGATGTTGGCAGTGAGGAAAATCGAGTGAGCGAAGCCAGAACCGAGTCGCCGTTGTTTTGGGTGAAGAAAATCGCAGGACTTCCAGAAAATGTCGCGTCTCCTGTTCGTGGCGCTGCTGGCCATAAGCTTGGGATGTGTggcgcccagcagcagcaaccaccTGCCAGCGGGCTTGGCCGTGGACCTGGGACCAGGTGTCAACCTCAACGAGCGCTTCTTCGACCAGGTGCGGGCGCTCATCAAGCGGAGGCTTCAGGAGAAGGGGCTCGCGAAGCCGGAGCAGCCAGAGCTGGCAATGCCACTGGTCGACGATGATGCAGTGGCCCTGCAGAACCAACGCAGCTACGACAACGTGCCCCTTCCGGCGGCCAGCGTGCCGACTCCCGTGCTCGTGGAGAACTGGCCCACCGAGCAGCACAGCTTTGGCCAGGTCACCGCCGTGGCCGTGGATCCGCAGGGCAGTCCGGTGGTTTTCCACCGCGCCGAGCGCTACTGGGATGTAAAGTAGGTCAACAGCTGGCGCTGCCTGGTAACAAGTGTCTATCCCATATGTACACAGGCAACAGAAACCAATCACTTTGAtcctttgtttttattgcaagCTGAAAGGAGactaataactaataatataTAGTATGGATCAGGTTTTTAGTGCAATATGGAATAGCATTTTAGatagtacatatatataagctAGTTACTATTGCCAATACTATTTACTATTTGCAGCACATTCAACGAGAGCAATATATACTACCTTATTGAGTACGGGCCCATCAAGGAGAACACCATATACGTGCTGGACGCGAAGACGGGCGCCATCAAGTCGGGTTGGGGATCGAACATGTTCTACATGCCGCATGGCCTGACCATCGACTTGCACGGGAATTACTGGATCACGGATGTGGCCATGCACCAGGCTTTCAAGGTAGGTGTTCTGTTTATGTCAATAAGTTACCCTTTAAAGTAACTTTACCCCTTAGTTCAAGCCCTTTAGCAACAAGCCTCTGCTGACCATTGGCAAGCGCTTCAGGCCAGGATCATCCGTCAAGCACCTGTGCAAGCCCACATCCATTGCAGTGGCGACCACCGGAGAGGTAAGACATGCATACCTGTTGATCTCTTTGACTTTCGAACTTACTATATTCCCGCACCACAGTTCTTCATCGCCGATGGCTACTGCAACAGTCGCATACTCAAGTTCAACGCCGCTGGCAAGCTGCTACGAACGATTCCGCAGCCACCCGgtgcgtatacttaatatttaCTCTGATCCAACATCCAGATGTGTCGTTGCGTTTCCTAACGAAATCTTTTGCAGAATTCCTCTCTTTGCAGGTGCCACACGCCATCACCTTGCTGGAACACCTGGATCTATTGTGCATCGCCGACAGGGAGAACATGAGGGTGGTCTGTCCCAAGTAAGCTACACTCAGCTAGGCATAAGTACGGAATATCAATGGGTAATCTTTCACAGAGCTGGCTTGATATCCTCCCACGGCGAGGGTGAACCGGCGGCCACCATCCAGGAACCGGACTTGGGTCGCGTCTTCGGAGTGGCCAGCTTCGGGGACATAGTGTTCGCCGTAAATGGACCCACCTCCATGCTGCCGGTGCGGGGATTCACCATCGATCCGCGCTCGGAGACGATCATCGGGCACTGGGGCGAGTTCAAGAACCCGCACTCCATGGCGGTCAGTGTCAACGGATCGGCGCTGTATGTGACCGAGATCGGAACCAATCACCAGACGAATCGAGTGTGGAAGTATGTGCTGGCCTGAGCCTATGCCTAAGCCAAACCCGAATCCCTCAGAAGGACCCGACTTGCACTGCGCTCCTGCATATCCTTAAACCCATAGACTCATCCCAACTAGTTATCagcaaaagcagaaacagaaacagaaacagaaccacAATCAGAGCCGGAATCAGATACAGATTATAGCGATCCTAAGCCTAAGCAGAGCCCACACCAAGTACAGTTTAACGTGACCAGTTGTCAGATCAATAGAGAATAGTCAGTGCTTAAGTAATGTACAAGTTAAGTATGTAAATTGCTTGGAAACAATACCACAACAAACATAACCTCAGACTCTTATGTTTTGCACTGTAATGAGcaaacgaaaacgaaatgaaaacgaaattaCAAAGCAGCTTAAATAGTACATATACTTAAATGTAATAGTTACGAGTAGGCACTAACTAGGCACGAATGTGAGGATGTGGGGACGTGAGCATGGATAACCGATTTCGCAGATAACCGGGGGCAACCAGCGCATATAACACTTGTGTATCATATTGTAACCTATATCAAATATATAatcgtatctgtatcttatCAACTTATCGTAGCCCATGTAAATTATGTACGTAATaaactgttgttgttgtgacgTGAACGCCAAGCCAGCAGGACACTGGGGATTCAGATAATTCAGATCGAATGACTATATCCCGCTCAGGGAAAGGAATGTTGATTCACATACGTATGACGTAAGGGCTAGAATTGCGTTGAAAGGAGCGACACGTTTGCATGGCAAACAATATACAATTTGTGGAAAGATCTAAGcacaatttaaatataaccaaatataaatagaaaactttaacacatataaaaataaaaagtgttgGGAAATGCAGCTGCTGTCAGGAGGAGTCCAGCCAGTGCCTGGCGAAAGCTATAGCCTCATTTAGATGGGTTAGCCATTCCGAGAGCTCCGCTTGCGTATCGGCAGCAAAGAAGACTCCCGATTCGTAATCTGATTCCCTTCCTTGCAGCAGAAAACTTCTCGCCCGAGCACACAGCTCGCGGGGGGCTGCAGCTATCTGGGATTGTCCGAGTCCAGGCAACTCCAGCGAGAATATCGGGGTATCACTTTCCAGATTATCCTCGTGTTGCCAAACGGATAACCGCACGCCATCCAGACTGCACCATCTGCGGTTCCAGTTGTGCTGGCTCTTCGGATCCTGAACATTTAGGTAGCCAGAGAAGCGGGTCTTGGGCAGCCGTAAGTCCACTCTGCCAGTAATAGATATGGCAGGTCCCAGATTCGTGGATTTGGTGTGCGTGCTCAGGGGAACTTGCCAGGAGCGTGAACTGCGCAGGCAGATTTTGTCGCTTGATCTCGACTCATTGGTCACCAGTTGAAATGGTGACAGATCCACAGCTCGCAGATGGAAAGAGGCATGTAAGCGAAAGCGCGACATGATTTGCTCACCACCAGAGCCCGCAGAACAGCTCGAGTTGGCGGAACCTAAGTTTCCGCTGCCGCGGCGCTGAAAGGTAACTTATTAGCGAACTGCCTCTGAGGACAACTGAAGCTACTTACCAGAGACTTGGCAGGCTCCAAGGCCAGAGTGGAAACTTTGCGCAGGCGGAGCATGAAGATCTGACAGCGCAGCTCCAAGGAGTCCGCATTTTCTCCACTGTAGAACTCCAAGCCACAGTCTCGAAAGAAGGCGGAGCCATTCTGGCACTCTACCGACTGAGTGGATCGTATGCGTCCTCCGCACTCAAAGGTGCAGATGTAGTGGTAGTTGAAGAACATATCCCGGCTGACGTCCGCCCTCACCGGCAGTTCCATGGCGTCGATCAGCAGGCACTGGGATTTTCTACGTGCGGCCAATGCTTCTTCATTCAATTGGCCACCAAGTGGAGTCGATTTTCGCAAGGTAGAGAAGAGCAACAGTCGCTCCGCCTCCACCATCTCCGCAGAGATCTCCAATTCCGGCATCTGCCGACATATGCTCACAGCTTGGGCCAGCTGCTCGTTTGGGTTCAGGGAATCGTTTAGCAAGGAATCCACGTTGAAGCTGGCGTAGTAGGTGCTGCTATCCAGCTCCCCATCCGTCTGATTCGATTGGTCCCTCGAGAGATTGAGGCTCTGAGCCAGGCGCTGCTTCTCCGCCAGGAAGAAGTCCTTTCCCTTGCGGTACGAACGACGAAGGGCATTCTTCAGGAGGCGGTAGCGAGCGAGGGCGCTGACTGACATCAGCTGGCTGTCACTGGGATTGGGCACCGTCTGCATCAGCTCACCCaaactgctgctgttgtgcaGGACAGAGGGATCCACTGCCTGCGAGGCCTCCGCCTGCTGGGGAGTTGTGGGGCAACTGATGCTCAGATTGTTACCAAAATGGCGCAGCGACGTGGCTTGGCCATCATGAATTTCTATGGTCAAATTGGAAGCGGGCTGAAAGATCAATCATTactcagtttcaacaacaatcTTATATTTGAAGTGCGTTTCGGAAAGCTTTAGATGAGTACAGCGTGGTAGTGTCTATTTACAGGATTTACAGTGTCAGATGACAGAAATCAGATGCAAGCGGAAGCCTTAAGCTTTAGTGGGAGTCAACAAAAATCTCTACCTTGGTTGTAAAGCGCTGGCTCTGCTTCTTTTTCGGCGTACTCTGGTTGGCCGGTTCAGGTTCGATTTGCCCGGAGGCGTAATCGTTGGTCATGAAGGAGCTGCCGGCGCTGCCCGCTCCAACCAAGCTATAATCTGCGTAGAGCTGCTCAGGCATGTCGTACGAAACGGAATCCACATTGGAAGTGTTCTGTAACGGGCTTTGGCTTAGAAATGTGACAAATTGTAAAAACTACAATGGCACTTACATTGGGCACCTTTTCCAGGCGATCCAACACCAGTTCACTGCGGCACAGATTGTCCAAGAAGATCTCGCTGCGCTGCAGAGAGAGTTCTGAACGAGAAAGATTCCGGTTCTGCTTGGGCGGCGAGTGTTGCTCACTGATATTGTTTAAGGATTGGTGGGTATGTGGCGGAGGCAACTTTGACTTCGGCTGGCGAACCACAGAGGAATCAGTGGTCTGACTGGCTGAGCAGGAGGATTCCGTTCCACTCGGCTCTTCGGGCAGAGGCATGAACTGAAAGAAGTTGCCGTTCTTCAGGGATTCGTGGAGAAAGTGACCCAAAGCTACAGGCTGCTGAGGGGCAGTTGATTGTGGTGAAACTATCTGGGTGCTTAGCTGCGGTGGATTCGACTGGGCGCAGCTCTTAGGTTGTACCGCCTGATCAAGAACAATAGGTGTTGTTATAGGCGGCGAAAGGGAATGAGTACTCTTCTGTGGCTGAATGGCTTGGAAACTGATCTGAGGCTTAACCAGTGGCTTCATTTGCGGTGAGTTCTTCGGCGTCTTTTGCACCCTGGCGTACATGGCACTGATGTCATCGCGCGAGGGCGACGGAGCAGGCACAGACTCACTCACATACGCGGTGGAGCTTTCCGTAGGAGTCGGCGTGTGGTCTATGATCTGTGCAGCGGTCCTAACCTCGTGGTGCGGACTCCCTCTAATTCGAAGGCAGTCTTCCTCAATCTCCGAGTAAATGGGCTCGCTGTCGAGATCGCGCTGTTGCCGTGTGGTGGCCAACGATGTGGTTGCCCCACTGCTGGGTCCGTCTGTGCAGTCGTAGCTCTCGGTTTGAATATGGCTGATCTGAGGCTCATGGCGGTCAAAGCGGCGTGAGCAGTTCTGCAATCGATTGAAATAATACTCTTATTATTGCAATACTAACCATATTTACGATATATTTATAAACTTGGGTAAATAAACCAATGATTAGCAAAGTCGATTTGACCAGAAAGTTAGTAAGAACAATGAGTGTTTGGGAATGTGATATTGTAATGCTACTTCCAAATAGCacaaacttttttttaatttcgatAGACCGAGTACCGCCACGTTATCGATATGTGCTGCAATGCAGCCCAGCGAAGGAGAGCGCAAAACAAGAAGTGAAAACAGCTGACAACAGCAGATTTCTTTCCTCCACTCGGAAATTCAGACGCCACCCAAAAACACTAAAGAAGCAAGAGGCTTTTAGGGGAACAAGGAGCTCGGGCATATGGGGAGGCGCACCTGGTAAGATGTACAAGTCCCTGCTGCACAACGTTACACTCAAGGCGACATCAAGGATCATCAGGCGCAGCGTTAGCAGCCAGGCAAAAGGAGCCAGCGGAAAGCgcaaacaaaaagcgaagGAAATGGAGTCGAGCCACGATCGGAATAGGCGCTGGACGCCATTGGGGGATCAGACTGAGGGTGGAGACCCGCACAAGTGCTCCTCCTTCAAGGTTGTCTCGTATAATATCTTGGCTCAGGATCTGCTACTGGAGCACCTTTTCCTGTACGTGGGAATCCCGCATGAGTTCCTCAGCTGGCAACGCCGCCAGCAGAACCTTCTCAGGGAACTGCTCAAACTGGATCCGGACATACTATGCCTGCAGGAGATGCAATTCGACCACCTTCCAGTGCTCGTCCAAAGACTGAGTATAGGCAATGGCAAGAAGTTGGCTTATGTGTACAAAAAGAAGACCGGCTGTCGAACAGACGGATGCGCCATTGTCTACGACTCTTCAAAGTTCAAGTTGCTAGACCACCAAGCCGTGGAGCTGCGCGACCAGGCGGTGGCCCTGCTCAATCGCGACAATGTGGCCTTGTTTGCCAAGTTCCGATTCAgaaagcagcaggagcagcagaaggAGTTCGTGGTCGCCACCACGCACTTGCTGTTCAACCAGAAACGGAGCGATGTCCGTTGCGCCCAGGTGGAAAGGATTCTGGAGGAGCTGCACTCGTTCTCCACCGACACGCCCATCGTCCTGACTGGTGACTTCAACAGTCTGCCCGACTCCCCGCCTATTGAATTCCTCGTTGGCAAGAATGGGGGTGTGGATTCCACAGATTGCCCAGAACCCCTGCATTTCGAGATCATCGATTCGGGAAAAGGAACTGCCTCCACATACCAGAACGACTGGGTCATCGTGGACTACATCCTGCGCTCGCTAGGATCGCGAAGCAGGCACAAGCTCTTGCCCCTCAGCGTCTACTCACTGCCCTCAATCAACCAATGCATCGGGACGGGACAGATCCCCAATTACCGTCTGGGGTCGGATCACTACGCCTTGGGTGCAGTATTTACCGTTGTCTAGTATTTAATCTCTTCATGCTTTCTTGGACTCATCAATAAAGATACGAAATAAACACGCCCCGCAAATTATAAAGCAAAAGGTTGAGGGACTCACCTGAAAGGTTCTCACTGCCTGCTCATCGCTGGCCTCCAGCTTGGCCCTGATGCTGCTGAGCAGATAGCCCATTTTGGTGATGGTGACATCCTGGTCGAGATCCTTGTGATACGAACGATAGGTGGtgggtgctgctgctgcttgaaAGTCCAGCTTGCGGGCTCTGTTGGCACGGGGCAGCTTCTTGGGCGGAGTCGGCGCCTTCACCTTGCGTTCGAAATCGAAGTACGGCTGCTCCGTGTCCAGCTGTTGGCGGGTGGATGTGGTAGTAGCCGAGGGCGTGGTCTGCATGGGGGAGTGGTAGCTTCCCGGCGGAGACTGTGACTGCAAGTCCAGCTGCGAGGTAGAGGTCTGTACGCCAATAGTGCACTGTTGGGGAGTGAATCTATGCTGATCCAGCTGCGTGTGATCCTCCTGATTAGACTTCTTCGGCGAGACGAAGCGCAGGATCTTCTTTTTGGAGTTGTTCAGGAAGTTCTTGGACTTCTTTCCAAGGTTCTTCGGTTTGTTACCCTTCCAAGGAGATAGATTCCGCCACTGCTCGCCCCAGATGAACTTCTGGCTGGCCTGACCTCCTGCCGTGCTAACTCGACTGGGATACTTGATGGGCGTCTCCTTGTGCATCATATTCGATGCCAGGTTCTCGCAAACACTTCCGTCAACAGTGTCCAAGGAAACCTTTGGCACTACGGGGTGCGGCTGCGCTTTAGGCAGTTGCCATCCAATGGCCACTTGGGGTTCCGCCGGCGTCCTAAACTCGCTGGCTGTCTTGCCCTCGAAGTTGAGCATATCGGTGATCTTGGGCTCTGTCCAGCCAATAATAACCTCCTTGGTGTGCGCTCCTTTGCGACTGCTCTCCTGCCGAATATTCCGGGTGTAATTTGAACCCCGCTTGGACTCCACCACGCGCTCAATGTCACTGAGTGAGGGGCAGGTGGGCAGTTGCTTGTGGCTCCTGGGATGCCTGGGCTTTTCTGCCTCAGCTAAAGAAAGACGCAAAACTCGTAAAAACATCGAAAAACCAAGGAACCAATAAATGAAACCGTAAGCCAAATGGTTGGATACAAAAGTCTTTATTTGGTAAATACATTTGATTTTTGGTAAAATAGATTCTATTTGGTTACGGTTTCATTTTCTAGGGCTTATGGGTATAACTTACCCATGGGAAACGATCTGCGCTTGCTGTCCTTTTTGCGCGAAGGCTCCAAGTTGTTCGTAGGCACCTGAACGCCACGCTTGCGCAGAAACTCGTCCAGCACTCGCTCGGCCTCCCGCACCGAAGGATTCGTGGAGGTGAGCGAGGATTGCGATAGCTTCCCATCCAGACTTTGGGAGCTGCGACGCGGCGGCTTCGGAGGCGGCAGCTGCGAGTCCCGTGCCTTGAAGCTGACTTGACCCTGCGAGAGGCGCTTCTGCAGCAGGCGTCCACCTGCTCCGGAACTGCGTCTAGAGCGAGAGCTCCTGCGACTTGGGGGCTCGGTGGCCAGCTCTTCTTtcacctgctcctcctccacaGCGGATTCCTGTTCGCTGATGTTAGACAAAACAGGAGCTGAGGGCTTATAGGCTATGGGTTCGTATGAAAGCATTTTAGTAGGCTCTCTCTTGGCGCTCCTGTGCCGGCAACTGGAGCCAGAATCTGACAGCTTGTGGCGGTTCACGCGCACCTCGGACACCACACAGTTGTCGTGCAGCTCCTGGATGATGTGTATAAGCGGTTCATCCTCGCCGGCCACGGCTCTCAAGCGACTGACAGCAGTTAAGGGAGTTTTGAAGCCAGAATTTATGCTGGTCGGCTCGCTTCGACGAAGTTTCTCCGCCTGCTGCCGCTGGCTGCCGAGATTGTTCTGCTTGGCGGGCTGTAAAATGTGAGTTTAATGAGGGAACTGTGGCGGGCTGGTCAGTAGGGGCTTACCTTGGCGCTCTCAGATCGCCTGCTGCGCCTCGGTAGTCGCACGTGCTGGTCACGTGGCGGCGCCGTGGAGCCGCAGTCTCCGCTGTCGCTGGTAAAGCAGTAGCAGAAGCCGTTCTGGCACGGCTTCCCCTTGCGCTCCTGCTCCTTGTTGCAGCGATTCTGGTTGATTAGGTCCGCATCCGTGGTTCTGCGGACTCGGGGAAGCTGTCGGGACATGTTGATGTGGTTATTGTTGGTCTCGCAGTCGCGGCTTTGAGTGGACACACGGCGAATGCGGCGTGCCCTGAACT
This genomic interval from Drosophila mauritiana strain mau12 chromosome 2R, ASM438214v1, whole genome shotgun sequence contains the following:
- the LOC117138406 gene encoding peptidyl-alpha-hydroxyglycine alpha-amidating lyase 2, whose amino-acid sequence is MSRLLFVALLAISLGCVAPSSSNHLPAGLAVDLGPGVNLNERFFDQVRALIKRRLQEKGLAKPEQPELAMPLVDDDAVALQNQRSYDNVPLPAASVPTPVLVENWPTEQHSFGQVTAVAVDPQGSPVVFHRAERYWDVNTFNESNIYYLIEYGPIKENTIYVLDAKTGAIKSGWGSNMFYMPHGLTIDLHGNYWITDVAMHQAFKFKPFSNKPLLTIGKRFRPGSSVKHLCKPTSIAVATTGEFFIADGYCNSRILKFNAAGKLLRTIPQPPEFLSLQVPHAITLLEHLDLLCIADRENMRVVCPKAGLISSHGEGEPAATIQEPDLGRVFGVASFGDIVFAVNGPTSMLPVRGFTIDPRSETIIGHWGEFKNPHSMAVSVNGSALYVTEIGTNHQTNRVWKYVLA
- the LOC117138405 gene encoding uncharacterized protein LOC117138405 codes for the protein MATTFVGSKFSKHVIVDEEEGEEEEDSAESGSTSSFSLQECIDEFRARRIRRVSTQSRDCETNNNHINMSRQLPRVRRTTDADLINQNRCNKEQERKGKPCQNGFCYCFTSDSGDCGSTAPPRDQHVRLPRRSRRSESAKPAKQNNLGSQRQQAEKLRRSEPTSINSGFKTPLTAVSRLRAVAGEDEPLIHIIQELHDNCVVSEVRVNRHKLSDSGSSCRHRSAKREPTKMLSYEPIAYKPSAPVLSNISEQESAVEEEQVKEELATEPPSRRSSRSRRSSGAGGRLLQKRLSQGQVSFKARDSQLPPPKPPRRSSQSLDGKLSQSSLTSTNPSVREAERVLDEFLRKRGVQVPTNNLEPSRKKDSKRRSFPMAEAEKPRHPRSHKQLPTCPSLSDIERVVESKRGSNYTRNIRQESSRKGAHTKEVIIGWTEPKITDMLNFEGKTASEFRTPAEPQVAIGWQLPKAQPHPVVPKVSLDTVDGSVCENLASNMMHKETPIKYPSRVSTAGGQASQKFIWGEQWRNLSPWKGNKPKNLGKKSKNFLNNSKKKILRFVSPKKSNQEDHTQLDQHRFTPQQCTIGVQTSTSQLDLQSQSPPGSYHSPMQTTPSATTTSTRQQLDTEQPYFDFERKVKAPTPPKKLPRANRARKLDFQAAAAPTTYRSYHKDLDQDVTITKMGYLLSSIRAKLEASDEQAVRTFQNCSRRFDRHEPQISHIQTESYDCTDGPSSGATTSLATTRQQRDLDSEPIYSEIEEDCLRIRGSPHHEVRTAAQIIDHTPTPTESSTAYVSESVPAPSPSRDDISAMYARVQKTPKNSPQMKPLVKPQISFQAIQPQKSTHSLSPPITTPIVLDQAVQPKSCAQSNPPQLSTQIVSPQSTAPQQPVALGHFLHESLKNGNFFQFMPLPEEPSGTESSCSASQTTDSSVVRQPKSKLPPPHTHQSLNNISEQHSPPKQNRNLSRSELSLQRSEIFLDNLCRSELVLDRLEKVPNNTSNVDSVSYDMPEQLYADYSLVGAGSAGSSFMTNDYASGQIEPEPANQSTPKKKQSQRFTTKPASNLTIEIHDGQATSLRHFGNNLSISCPTTPQQAEASQAVDPSVLHNSSSLGELMQTVPNPSDSQLMSVSALARYRLLKNALRRSYRKGKDFFLAEKQRLAQSLNLSRDQSNQTDGELDSSTYYASFNVDSLLNDSLNPNEQLAQAVSICRQMPELEISAEMVEAERLLLFSTLRKSTPLGGQLNEEALAARRKSQCLLIDAMELPVRADVSRDMFFNYHYICTFECGGRIRSTQSVECQNGSAFFRDCGLEFYSGENADSLELRCQIFMLRLRKVSTLALEPAKSLRRGSGNLGSANSSCSAGSGGEQIMSRFRLHASFHLRAVDLSPFQLVTNESRSSDKICLRSSRSWQVPLSTHTKSTNLGPAISITGRVDLRLPKTRFSGYLNVQDPKSQHNWNRRWCSLDGVRLSVWQHEDNLESDTPIFSLELPGLGQSQIAAAPRELCARARSFLLQGRESDYESGVFFAADTQAELSEWLTHLNEAIAFARHWLDSS
- the LOC117138407 gene encoding protein angel, which gives rise to MYKSLLHNVTLKATSRIIRRSVSSQAKGASGKRKQKAKEMESSHDRNRRWTPLGDQTEGGDPHKCSSFKVVSYNILAQDLLLEHLFLYVGIPHEFLSWQRRQQNLLRELLKLDPDILCLQEMQFDHLPVLVQRLSIGNGKKLAYVYKKKTGCRTDGCAIVYDSSKFKLLDHQAVELRDQAVALLNRDNVALFAKFRFRKQQEQQKEFVVATTHLLFNQKRSDVRCAQVERILEELHSFSTDTPIVLTGDFNSLPDSPPIEFLVGKNGGVDSTDCPEPLHFEIIDSGKGTASTYQNDWVIVDYILRSLGSRSRHKLLPLSVYSLPSINQCIGTGQIPNYRLGSDHYALGAVFTVV